A portion of the Malassezia japonica chromosome 3, complete sequence genome contains these proteins:
- the PNO1 gene encoding pre-rRNA-processing protein pno1 (COG:O; BUSCO:EOG09264SQJ; EggNog:ENOG503NTY8), which yields MGKQAAPAPAKRASSKKKEKSSTPNESDTLPTRKPFGEEDSDEDLDDELMLDEDASAQGPSADDDDLMIDDTVTVEGGAPQGADVDDTLQFAPVSAASLAAAQASAGSAAKSQLRKVPIPPHRMSPLKRDWPKIYTPLVEQANLMVRMNPRTRSVEIKTSKHTDDLGVLQKAADFVKAYALGFDADDALALLRLDDLYVDSFEMKDVKTLHGDHLSRAIGRIAGKDGRTRFAIENASRTRIVLADTKIHILGAFQNIRIAKDSIVALIMGSPPGKVYAKLRTISSRMRQRA from the coding sequence ATGGGTAAGCAGGCGGCACCCGCGCCTGCGAAGCGTGCATCCAGCaagaagaaggagaagaGCAGTACCCCTAATGAGTCGGATACTCTACCTACGCGCAAGCCATTTGGCGAGGaggactcggacgaggatctggacgacgagctgatGCTGGACGAAgacgcctcggcgcagggTCCCTcggcggacgacgacgacctgaTGATTGACGACACAGTGACGGTCGAGGGCGGTGCTCCGCAAGGTGCTGATGTGGATGACACGCTGCAGTTTGCGCCCGTCagtgccgcgtcgctggcgGCGGCCCAAGCGAGtgccggcagcgccgccaagtcgcagctgcgcaaggttCCGATCCCCCCTCACCGCATGTCGCCCCTGAAGCGCGACTGGCCGAAGATCTACACGCCGCTTGTCGAGCAGGCAAACCTGATGGTGCGCATGAACCCCCGCACGCGGAGCGTCGAGATCAAGACGTCGAAGCACACCGACGACCTCGGTGTGCTCCAAAAAGCCGCCGACTTTGTCAAGGCGTACGCGCTGGGCTTTGATgcggacgatgcgctggcgctcctgcgtCTTGATGACCTGTACGTCGACTCGTTCGAGATGAAGGACGTCAAGACGCTGCACGGCGATCACCTTAGCCGTGCCATTGGCCGTATTGCCGGCAAGGATGGCCGCACGCGCTTTGCGATCGAGAACGCGAGCCGGACGCGTATCGTCTTGGCTGATACCAAGATCCATATCCTGGGCGCCTTCCAAAACATCCGCATTGCCAAGGACTCGATCGTGGCACTGATTATGGGCAGTCCGCCGGGCAAGGTGTATGCCAAGCTGCGTACGATCAGCTCCCGGATGCGGCAGCGTGCATAG
- a CDS encoding uncharacterized protein (EggNog:ENOG503NZBZ; COG:S), protein MRASGDSRAYGALFAVLDDETIRASLCTLLALLTERHHVRSYRVRKVRALYAASERDQALYALLDTYAAYCPALLLPVERPASRTRRGGEAVGQSTIRLANWARTLPRLVLPDIVPGLCIHVGDSAQSCVPRFMHLAMVAGVGCKDTSLDDRDEAIGSRIAASLGRLLAVNHVYRRRQQKRQPNSPQKSKKLAPGDIPLFDPVASVMLDQVYVRCAHLGHVPKALLSFLEHVVHSIGADAVAHLRQDGEPSWRAWEEAWRPTLVALARILALLPPVPWDDVFAPLLRPLSHLAAMDGLSDEFSATIVQGLVRLLVRWTRLAPENAVARHATERFFPWLLELEEALLMDGNPTLPIYHAALELHTAAIPLGGKEATNALYPFPFFLLASPPAFAGSVATLAKLFGLVAALRHGVQHASLPAAPVNEMILALVDLVWSGRAYGTLQQHGLKLDGHLAIDPQTIHAFKEACDARRIVPFVLIGSLSHSALLAPLFEVYCNEVLLPSATHPFIRAPITPSALRPAREHGLPPQLQYTGIRVAFLRWLADRGAPQLLALVETTVPSLSKAS, encoded by the exons ATGCGTGCCTCTGGCGACTC GCGCGCGTACGGTGCGCTGTttgccgtgctcgacgacgagaccATTCG cgcgtcgctctgtacgctgcttgcgctctTGACCGAGCGGCACCATGTGCGCTCGTACCGCGTGCGAAAAGT ACGCGCGCTGTACGCGGCCTCGGAACGCGACCAGGCACTCTACGCTTTGCTCGATACTTATGCAGCCTACTGCCCTGCACTGCTCCTgcccgtcgagcgcccTGCTTCGCGTACGAGGAGAGGCGGAGAGGCCGTAGGGCAGAGCACGATCCGGCTCGCCAACTGGGCCCGCACGCTTCCCCGTCTCGTCTTGCCTGACATTGTACCGGGCCTGTGCATCCACGTAGGCGACAGCGCGCAgtcgtgcgtgccgcgcttcATGCACCTCGCGATGGTCGCGGGCGTGGGGTGCAAGGACACGTCGCTggacgaccgcgacgaggcgattggctcgcgcatcgccgcctCGTTGGGCCGCCTCTTGGCCGTGAATCACGTCTaccggcgccggcagcaGAAACGGCAGCCAAACTCGCCGCAAAAGAGCAAGAAACTCGCACCGGGGGATATTCCCCTCTTTGATCCCGTGGCGAGCGTGATGCTCGACCAGGTCTATGTGCGCTGTGCCCATCTCGGGCACGTCCCAAAAGCCCTGCTATCGTTCCTGGAGCATGTCGTGCACTCGATCGGCGCGGATGCCGTTGCCCACCTTCGCCAGGACGGCGAACCATCGTGGAGGGCATGGGAAGAGGCGTGGCGGCCGACTCTGGTCGCACTTGCACGTATCCTTGCCCTCCTTCCTCCTGTGCCTTGGGATGACGTATTTGCGCCCTTGCTCCGGCCCTTGTCGCACCTCGCTGCGATGGACGGCCTCTCGGACGAGTTCTCCGCGACAATCGTCCAGGGACTCGTCCGCTTGTTGGTGCGCTggacgcgcctcgcgccagAGAATGCAGtggcgcgccacgcgacCGAACGCTTCTTTCCGtggctgctcgagctggaaGAGGCACTGCTCATGGACGGAAACCCGACGCTCCCGATATACCACGCGGCACTCGAGCTGCACACGGCCGCCATCCCGCTGGGCGGCAAGGAGGCGACCAATGCCCTGTACCCATTTCCCTTTTTCTTGCTTGCGTCGCCTCCTGCTTTTGCTGGATCGGTCGCGACGCTGGCCAAGCTGTTTGGCCTGGTCGCCGCACTGCGCCATGGCGTGCAGCACGCCTCGttgccggcggcgcctgtgAACGAGATGAtccttgcgctggtcgacctCGTATGGAGCGGGCGCGCGTACGGCACGCTCCAGCAGCACGGCCTCAAGCTCGACGGCCATCTCGCGATCGATCCACAGACGATCCATGCGTTCAAGGAGGCatgcgacgcacgccggaTCGTGCCATTTGTCTTGATCGGCTCCCTGTCGCACAGCGCGCTCCTGGCGCCGCTCTTTGAGGTGTACTGCAACGAGGTGCTTCTTCCTTCGGCGACACACCCATTTATCCGCGCGCCGATCACGCcgtcggccttgcgccCTGCACgcgagcacggcctgcCGCCTCAGCTGCAGTACACCGGCATCCGCGTCGCTTTCTTGCGCTGGCTCGCGGAtcgcggagcgccgcagctgctcgccctcgtcgaaACGACGGTGCCTTCGCTCAGCAAGGCCTCTTGA
- the RPN8 gene encoding proteasome regulatory particle subunit (EggNog:ENOG503NVMV; MEROPS:MER0030134; COG:O; TransMembrane:1 (o264-283i); BUSCO:EOG09263KRO) has protein sequence MPTTSEETSSLAGTSVVVHPLVLLSVTDHASRVSIGSRKRVLGVLLGQDNGKVINVANSFAIPFEEDERDPKTWFLDHDYIEGMMEMFKKVNAREKMIGWYHTGPKLRSSDLEINELMKRFTPRPVMVIIDPRKQDVGIPTDAYVAVEEIKDDGTATQKTFMHVPTTIEAEESEEVGVEHLLRDIHDTTAVGSLSERVSSQLASLRGLHRRLIEIRDYLAAVTRGELPVNHEIIYELQNIFNYLPDLEKPETVRSFRVANNDRLLIVYLSSLIRSVIALHALVDNRLEMARGESNAPTANGAPADEKEAPTEAKP, from the exons ATGCCTACGACGTCGGAAGAGACCAGCTCGCTTGCCGGGACGTCGGTCGTGGTGCACCCCCTGGTGCTCCTGTCTGTGACGGACCATGCGTCCCGTGTATCGATTGGCTCGCGGAAGCGAgtcctcggcgtgctgcttgGCCAGGACAATGGCAAAGTGATCAATGTGGCCAACAGTTTCGCGATCCCCTTTgaggaggacgagcgcgacccCAAGACGTGGTTTTTGGACCACGACTACATCGAAGGCATGATGGAGATGTTTAAAAAGGTCAATG CGCGTGAAAAGATGATTGGATGGTACCATACCGGTCCCAAGCTACGCTCGTCGGATCTGGAGATCAACGAGCTGATGAAGCGTTTCACGCCCCGCCCCGTGATGGTGATTATCGACCCTCGGAAGCAGGACGTGGGTATCCCCACCGACGCATACGTCGCCGTGGAAGAGATCAAGGACGACGGCACGGCGACGCAAAAGACCTTTATGCACGTCCCGACCACgatcgaggccgaggagtCGGAAGAGGTCGGTGTGGAGCACCTTCTCCGTGATATCCACGACACGACGGCCGTCGGCTCGCTCTCGGAGCGTGTCTCGTCGCagctcgcgtcgctgcgtggcctgcaccgccgcctgATCGAAATCCGCGACTACCTCGCAGCAGTGACGCGTGGCGAGCTTCCCGTGAACCACGAGATCATCTACGAACTGCAAAACATCTTCAACTACCTCCCCGATCTCGAGAAGCCCGagaccgtgcgcagcttCCGTGTGGCGAACAACGACCGCCTGCTTATTGTATACCTCAGCAGTCTCATCCGCTCGGTGATTGCGCTCCATGCCCTGGTCGACAACCGGTTGGAGATGGCGCGAGGCGAAAGCAACGCGCCCACCGCGAacggcgcaccggccgacgagaaggaggcgccgaccgaggcgaAGCCATAG
- the TSR1 gene encoding ribosome biogenesis protein tsr1 (COG:S; BUSCO:EOG092615SM; EggNog:ENOG503NVCU) encodes MGHSHRPTLKQANKPFKSGHATKGAQKRASKGKTEGTARGHKSNPLKTSGSTQGSRSNRRNEAKQISQQKRAAILESTRIFSSSGLRGEQRSSGRGPAKAGAPRICAIVTLTPDGDPWSVVRELEKDGESLGIKPVPGRSVEEAQAMHRPFCELDATRFRQSLQFLPLPYGALLPTMDACRCADFVVLVLSANTSIEPGSWGELCLRTLQSQGMPLAIATVPTLSTADDEPWAKAKKQTQSKDAQGVRKSLLSFVQYFCPEVKKVQVMDDAASRSVLVRTLATTAPKRVAWRDFRSWCVGEEAEYVPEDEEKGLLKVQGWIRGAPLSANRLVHIPDFGDYAVDRITYAPANAKRVVTQDVQMDDGATPKELMPGDVLEERGDEADELVSQNEPDYMANEQTWPTEEEMADAPVNQEAMDDVPELPPSAPGTTPREILKQKTEENARKRYQAAWIVEDEDDDDDEDEDDDDANEDEDDEMDDDEDEDLDHASLENAAEEEEGEEEDFDDEFDEAALEAYRAQQRKEREVSKEEQQFAQFPDEVDTPMEVPARQRFARYRGLESMYTSYWDPYEDLPEDYARLFQFDDFSKTRKRVESDAMLEGVPPGIRVCIWIRDVPAAAAERALRVSGSAQADKKNDDVPFVLFGLMRHEHKKSVVNFTITRNTEYEAPVRSKDPLLVCLGFRRYYANPVYSQHVRSVGRRGNDVYKFERFLPHGIGAAVGSIYAPVTFGGANVPVVLLRMRSESKEFGYDDIGVSAEQSPHLVGAGSVLDVAPTRIITKRIILSGHPYKLHKRTATIRFMFFNANDVRYFAPITLRTKLGRTGHIKESLGTHGYYKAHFDGPLSQMDTVLMNLYKRVYPRWSTLFHDSRQGLPLRAP; translated from the coding sequence ATGGGGCATTCGCATAGGCCGACGCTGAAGCAGGCGAACAAGCCGTTCAAGTCGGGGCACGCCACCAAGGGCGCGCAGAAGCGCGCGTCAAAAGGAAAGACGGAGGGCACGGCCCGCGGCCACAAGTCGAACCCGCTAAAGACGTCGGGCAGCACGCAGGGCTCGCGGAGCAACCGCCGCAACGAGGCGAAGCAGATCTCGCAGCagaagcgcgcggcgatccTCGAGAGCACGCGCATCTTTAGCAGCAGCGGCCTGCgtggcgagcagcgcagtTCGGGACGTGGCCCCGCCAaggcgggcgcgccgcgcatctGCGCCATTGTCACCCTCACGCCGGACGGCGATCCATggagcgtcgtgcgcgagctggagAAGGACGGCGAGTCGCTTGGTATCAAGCCGGTGCCagggcgcagcgtcgaagaggcgcaggcgatgcACCGTCCCTTTTGCGAGctggacgcgacgcgcttccGCCAATCGCTCCAGTTCCTCCCGCtgccgtacggcgcgctgctgccgaCGATGGacgcgtgccgctgcgcggaCTTTGTCGTGCTGGTCCTCTCGGCAAACACATCGATCGAACCGGGGTCGTGGGGCGAGCTGtgcctgcgcacgctccagAGCCAGGGCATGCCGCTCGCGATTGCCACGGTGCCTACGCTGAgcacggccgacgacgagccgtgggccaaggccaagaagcAGACGCAGTCTAAGGATGCGCAGGGCGTGCGCAAGAGTCTCCTCAGCTTTGTGCAGTACTTTTGCCCAGAGGTGAAAAAGGTCCAGGTGatggacgacgcggcgagccgcagcgtgctggtgcgcacgctcgcgaccaCCGCGCCGAAACGCGTCGCATGGCGCGACTTTCGCTCGTGGTGCGTCGGCGAAGAGGCCGAGTACGTCCCCGAAGATGAGGAAAAGGGGCTGCTCAAGGTCCAGGGCTGgatccgcggcgcgccgctcagTGCGAACCGACTCGTGCACATCCCCGACTTTGGCGACTATGCGGTAGATCGCATCACGTATGCGCCCGCGAATGCGAAGCGCGTCGTGACGCAGGACGTGCAGATGGATGACGGTGCGACACCGAAAGAGCTCAtgccgggcgacgtgctcgaaGAGCGGGGCGAtgaggccgacgagctcgtctCGCAGAACGAGCCGGACTATATGGCGAACGAGCAGACGTGGCCGACCGAGGAGGAGAtggccgatgcgccggtgAATCAAGAGGCGATGGATGACGTCCCCGAGCTGCCACCCTccgcgcccggcacgacgccgcgtgAGATTCTCAAGCAAAAGACCGAGGAGAATGCACGCAAGCGCTACCAGGCCGCGTGGATTGTCGAGgatgaggacgacgacgacgacgaggatgaagacgacgacgacgcgaaCGAAGATGAAGACGACGAgatggacgacgacgaggacgaggatcTCGACCATGCGTCCCTCGAGaacgcggccgaggaggaagagggAGAAGAAGAAGATTTTGACGACGAGTTTGACGaggctgcgctcgaggcctaccgcgcgcagcagcgcaaagagcgtgAAGTCAGCAAGGAGGAGCAGCAGTTTGCGCAGTTccccgacgaggtcgaTACCCCGATGGAGGTccctgcgcggcagcgtTTCGCGCGCTACCGTGGCCTGGAGAGCATGTACACGAGCTACTGGGACCCCTATGAGGACCTTCCCGAGGACTatgcgcgcctctttcAGTTCGACGACTTTAGCAAGACGCGCAAGCGTGTCGAGAGCGATGCGATGCTCGAAGGTGTGCCGCCCGGGATCCGAGTCTGTATCTGGATCCGCGATGTGCCTGCTGcagccgccgagcgtgcgctgcgtgttTCCGGCAGTGCGCAAGCCGACAAGAAGAACGACGACGTGCCCTTTGTGCTCTTTGGCCTCATGCGTCACGAACACAAGAAGAGTGTCGTCAACTTTACCATTACGCGCAACACCGAGTACGAGGCACCCGTCCGCAGCAAGGACCCCCTTCTTGTCTGCTTGGGTTTCCGGCGGTACTATGCGAACCCCGTCTACTCGCAGCATGTGCGCAgtgtcggccgccgcggcaacGACGTGTACAAATTTGAGCGTTTCCTCCCCCACGgcatcggcgccgcggtcgGCAGTATCTATGCGCCCGTGACCTTTGGCGGTGCCAATGTCCCCGTGGTTCTCttgcgcatgcgctccgAGAGCAAAGAGTTCGGCTACGACGACATTGGCGTGAGTGCCGAGCAGTCCCCCCACCTTGTCGGTGCCGGCTCGGTGCTGGATgtggcgccgacgcgcatcATCACGAAGCGCATCATCCTGTCTGGCCACCCCTACAAGCTACACaagcgcacggcgacgatCCGCTTTATGTTTTTCAACGCGAACGACGTGCGCTACTTTGCCCCGATCACGCTGCGGACCAAGCTCGGGCGGACGGGCCACATCAAAGAGTCGCTCGGTACGCACGGCTACTACAAAGCGCACTTTGACGGCCCCCTGTCCCAGATGGACACGGTGCTGATGAATCTTTACAAACGCGTCTACCCGCGGTGGTCGACGCTCTTCCACGACTCGCGGCAGGGCCTGCCGCTCCGTGCTCCGTAG
- a CDS encoding uncharacterized protein (EggNog:ENOG503NW7W; COG:S; BUSCO:EOG09264F60; TransMembrane:3 (o82-98i110-128o182-201i)) produces the protein MTTVPTVVTPAHDEADTSADFSTNSINSTTRSDLGRRDSKRGHHRRRSSSFVMVQQVQETPDQVVDQEVSPNANAEWVNMKGAWVIHVVLIVLAKMVINEIPGISDSIRWTMINLGYMAVSFVMFHLIKGTPFDQNSGAYDHLTLWEQIDQGYQYTPAKKYLTSLPIGLFLLSTHYSHYDPWLFWLNLGALLLVLFPKLPILHRSRLLIFPSQSTGTSTPVEAIPSDVK, from the exons ATGACTACGGTGCCGACCGTAGTGACGCCTGCGCATGACGAGGCAGATACCAGTGCTGATTTCAGCACAAACTCGATCAACTCGACTACGCGCTCCGACCTGGGCCGCCGTGACAGCAAGCGGGGCCAccaccggcgccgcagcagcagtTTTGTGATGGTGCAGCAGGTGCAAGAGACGCCCGACCAGGTCGTTGACCAGGAGGTCTCGCCGAATGCGAACGCCGAGTGGGTGAACATGAAGG GTGCCTGGGTCATTCACGTCGTGCTGATTGTCCTGGCCAAAATGGTGATTAACGAGATTCCCGGTATCTCGGACTCGATCCGGTGGACGATGATCAACCTGGGCTACATGGCCGTCTCATTTGTCATGTTCCATTTAATCAAGGGCACACCGTTTGACCAAAacagcggcgcgtacgaccACCTGACGCTCTGGGAGCAAATTGACCAGGGCTATCAGTACACGCCTGCGAAAAAGTACCTGACGAGCCTGCCGATTGGGTT GTTCCTGCTCTCCACGCACTATTCCCACTATGACCCGTGGCTCTTTTGGCTGaacctcggcgcgctgctcctgGTTCTCTTCCCCAAGCTTCCCATC TTGCATCGCTCGCGCCTGCTTATTTTCCCGTCGCAAAGCACGGGAACCTCGACGCCGGTCGAGGCCATTCCATCTGATGTGAAGTAG
- a CDS encoding uncharacterized protein (EggNog:ENOG503P8YH) has protein sequence MSTKNSAPPSILRNPIERRGRTPVQAHVRVRAPLSQRIKLYHNPRWRSIVLTGLPRRHPLRMPWLSTRVRRQSPLRNAVSDDEGSENEEPMDPEELAALNAIINTRRSMAAAQALAKQTQASKELVRSYSLPAHLTAHTGTPPMLALQADATRHASTAERSIRFAPLPQPTIEIEAADEQQSALSYDDERGLRLSRSISTGALGLRSSIERARLGIEDDERRPRSWRLSRTGRARSPSDQSPPPRTLEEKMRRREMIRATRPGGTGMVTLLDGERIKARQVGDPDHERVVGEDVQAQLWGFAALERARSRDGELPQLGLSSAKAEEVQRRHESEVEALGAEALAHVRRERPRRGDAGTVPGDAGRGRSRPHSPDHPRSRSTPGSSRSHSEARDTDARLHERVRAIDLARSFSPEPDPSVSIPIPEPYLPRRPDARGISVVPLPQLGRRPQRPREGRAWADWDLSDSDDEYTTPASQWPVRATARAAEQEVVHGRRIAQGARQWGGSDAKHVAVRVAAHADQDEFWPAPSATRRIGAPRRASLSYGGLMYK, from the coding sequence ATGTCGACAAAAAATAGCGCACCCCCGTCCATTTTGCGGAATCCCATCGAGCGGCGGGGGCGCACTCCGGTCCAGGCGCATGTTCGCGTCCGCGCCCCGCTCTCCCAGCGTATCAAGCTATACCATAATCCCCGCTGGAGAAGTATCGTGCTGACCGGCCTGCCACGGCGGCACCCGCTGCGCATGCCGTGGCTCAGCacgcgtgtgcgccgccagtcgccgctgcgcaacgccgtgtccgacgacgaggggAGCGAGAACGAAGAGCCGATGGATCCAGaagagctcgcggcgctgaaCGCCATCATTAatacgcgccgcagcatggccgccgcacaggcgctcgcgaaACAGACGCAGGCGTCCAAAGAACTCGTGCGGTCCTactcgctgccggcgcaCCTCACGGCGCacaccggcacgccgccgatgctcgCACTCCAGGCAGACGCGACACGGCATGCGTCgacggccgagcgcagcatccgctttgcgccgctcccGCAGCCGACCATTGAGATCGAGGCGGCAGACGAGCAGCAAAGCGCGCTGTCGTATGACGACGAACGCGGCTTGCGCCTTTCGCGCAGCATCAGCACAGGCGCCCTCGGCCTGCGCTCCTCCATCGAGCGCGCCAGACTCGGAatcgaggacgacgagcgccgcccgcgGTCGTGGCGCCtgtcgcgcaccggccgcgcacgctcgccgagcgaccAGAGTcccccgccgcgcacgctcgaggaaaagatgcgccgccgcgaaatgatccgcgcgacgcgcccgggTGGCACGGGCATGGtgacgctcctcgacggcgagcgcatcaaggCACGGCAGGTCGGCGACCCGGaccacgagcgcgtcgtcggcgaggacgtccaggcgcagctcTGGGGctttgccgcgctcgagcgcgcacgctcgcgcgacggcgaacTGCCGCAGCTGGGCCTCTCCTCCGCCAAGGCCGAAGAGgtgcagcggcggcacgagagcgaggtcgaggcgctcggcgccgaggcactcgcgcacgtccgccgcgagcggccgcggcgcggcgacgcgggcaCCGTCcccggcgacgcgggccgcggccgctcgcggccgcacAGCCCGGACCatccgcgctcgcgcagcacaccgggctcgtcgcgcagccaCTCCGAGGCACGCGATACGGACGCGAggctgcacgagcgcgtccgtGCGATCGATCTCGCACGCAGCTTCAGCCCAGAGCCCGACCCGAGCGTGAGCATTCCGATCCCCGAACCCTACCTCCCCCGGCGCCCCGACGCGCGTGGCATcagcgtcgtgccgctccCCCAGCTTGGCCGGCGTCCGCAGCGCCCGCGCGAGGGGCGCGCGTGGGCGGACTGGGACCtgagcgactcggacgacgagtaTACCACCCCCGCGTCGCAGTGGCCCGTGCGTGCGACCGCGCGTGCAGCCGAGCAAGAGGTCGTGCACGGGCGCCGTAttgcgcaaggcgcacgGCAGTGGGGAGGCAGCGATGCGAAGCATGTTGCGGTgcgtgtcgcggcgcacgccgaccaggACGAGTTctggcctgcgccgagtgcgacgcgtcgtattggggcgccgcggcgcgcgagtcTGTCCTATGGCGGCCTGATGTACAAGTAG